One window of the Pyrus communis chromosome 17, drPyrComm1.1, whole genome shotgun sequence genome contains the following:
- the LOC137722353 gene encoding transcription initiation factor TFIID subunit 8-like has product MSHGDADSSSRVNQPSSDAPRRTGGGGGADEFGRALSTVAVAQICESVGFQSFKESALDSLADIAIRHLRDLGKMSSFYANLAGRTESNVFDIIGALEDLESAQGFLGAAEVGHCFAKSGIVRGIVEYVGSAEEIPFAQPLPWFPVIKQRKLIPNFEQMGEAPPSKHLPNWLPAFPDPHTYIQTPMWNERKTDPREDKIEQARQRRKAERSLLSLQQRLLCNGEASGSGEASAAVALRGGSGGSNDGKGLLLLQGNESDQSNPFLEPPIQPGEKDVSVSQVVLPSRFSDEVAKGNNAGSSLLDAFAPAIEAVKSGAWMDGDDERRQLLPETRPSVNFKFRSGKKFLGQPSHLSLQQKGSGRPAYWFGRDEERDDKKRRAEFILRQSMENPQELTQL; this is encoded by the coding sequence ATGAGCCATGGAGATGCGGACAGTAGCAGCAGAGTGAATCAACCAAGTAGCGATGCGCCAAGGAGAAcaggaggtggaggaggagcTGATGAGTTTGGCCGGGCCTTGTCGACAGTTGCGGTGGCGCAGATATGCGAGAGCGTTGGGTTTCAGAGCTTCAAGGAGTCTGCTTTGGATTCCCTTGCTGACATTGCCATCAGACACCTCCGTGACCTAGGGAAGATGTCGAGTTTTTACGCCAACTTAGCGGGTAGAACCGAATCCAATGTGTTTGATATTATTGGGGcgttggaggatttggagtcgGCGCAAGGGTTTTTGGGTGCTGCCGAGGTGGGTCATTGTTTTGCAAAGTCTGGGATTGTAAGAGGCATTGTCGAGTATGTGGGTTCGGCTGAAGAGATCCCGTTTGCACAGCCATTGCCTTGGTTTCCGGTGATCAAACAACGGAAATTGATCCCAAATTTCGAGCAGATGGGGGAGGCTCCGCCAAGTAAGCATTTGCCCAATTGGTTGCCGGCTTTCCCTGATCCACATACTTACATCCAAACACCAATGTGGAATGAGAGGAAGACCGATCCTCGAGAAGATAAGATCGAGCAGGCTAGGCAGAGGAGGAAGGCTGAGAGGTCTCTGTTGAGTCTGCAGCAGAGGTTATTGTGCAATGGTGAGGCTTCTGGTTCAGGAGAAGCCTCTGCAGCAGTGGCATTGAGGGGCGGCAGCGGCGGCAGTAATGATGGAAAGGGATTGTTATTATTACAGGGGAACGAGAGTGATCAAAGTAATCCATTCCTTGAACCGCCAATCCAGCCGGGGGAGAAAGATGTATCAGTATCCCAAGTAGTTTTGCCATCCAGGTTTTCAGACGAAGTGGCAAAAGGGAACAATGCGGGTTCTTCCCTTTTGGATGCGTTTGCGCCCGCCATTGAAGCGGTGAAAAGCGGGGCGTGGATGGATGGAGACGATGAGAGGAGACAGCTTCTTCCCGAAACCAGGCCGTCAGTGAATTTCAAGTTCAGAAGCGGGAAGAAGTTTCTGGGGCAACCTTCCCATCTGAGCCTGCAACAGAAGGGTTCCGGAAGACCAGCATATTGGTTCGGGCGAGACGAGGAGAGGGATGACAAGAAGAGGAGAGCAGAGTTTATTCTTAGACAGTCGATGGAAAACCCACAGGAACTCACTCAGTTGTAG
- the LOC137722354 gene encoding membrane magnesium transporter-like, protein MAMSLGFVVGILGVVVLSHAAYSTVQYRGLLKIMEEEFSGPPLTVVAELLLGLGFCMWAALTVPGTFLSIHPYSEENRIVSLPDNLDFMIFNHRARVFPVELDLNFKH, encoded by the exons ATGGCGATGAGTTTGGGCTTCGTTGTTGGCATCCTGGGAGTTGTAGTTCTCTCTCACGCTGCTTATTCAACCGTTCAAT ACAGGGGATTGTTGAAGATTATGGAGGAAGAGTTTTCAGGACCTCCATTAACT GTGGTCGCTGAATTGCTTCTAGGGCTAGGGTTCTGTATGTGGGCGGCACTTACTGTCCCGGGCACGTTTCTTTCGATTCATCCCTACTCTGAAGAGAACAG GATTGTTTCTCTACCAGACAACCTTGACTTTATGATCTTCAACCATCGTGCCAGAGTGTTTCCCGTGgagttggatttgaatttcaaaCACTGA